From a single Actinomyces viscosus genomic region:
- a CDS encoding nucleotide sugar dehydrogenase, translating into MNTADSADVCVVGLGYVGETMAAAFLDAGMSVLGVERNDERREALQSGRAPIQEPGVNEVLVAADDRFTVVASLADAPLPKNIVLCVGTPVNHASGHPEIMLDQLTAAIEDLALMMTEDHLVVVRSTVPIGTCDRLVVPALSEKIDNPLVAMCPERTIQGKALHEIRTLPQVIGAASPESFDRAVKLFRAVAPCQTLVSCLAAAEAVKLFCNAHTDLIYAFGNQVARASESLGIDAYEVITSANIGYPRPDLQHPGYVGGSCLTKDPYMLLQSLRGVGYEPSLTRAARALNEDVPGWAVDTVLDELAGAGVVPTDARIAVLGLAYKGDPRTDDVRGAAYPAVLERLRERGVGEIRLHDNVVSLPEESRPDMAQMADVRDAAYGCHALIILNNQVEYRKLPLDELAAVMAEPRVVYDLWSVVDPSTSGAVTLRRFGRG; encoded by the coding sequence GTGAACACTGCGGATAGCGCCGACGTCTGTGTTGTCGGCCTGGGTTACGTCGGAGAGACGATGGCTGCGGCCTTCTTGGATGCTGGGATGTCGGTGTTGGGGGTTGAGCGCAACGATGAGCGGCGTGAGGCTCTGCAATCCGGACGAGCCCCAATCCAGGAACCTGGGGTTAACGAGGTCCTGGTCGCGGCGGATGACCGCTTCACCGTGGTTGCGTCCCTTGCTGACGCACCCTTACCCAAAAATATCGTACTGTGCGTGGGTACTCCGGTAAACCACGCAAGCGGTCATCCTGAGATCATGCTGGACCAGCTCACGGCTGCTATTGAGGACCTGGCGCTAATGATGACCGAGGACCATTTGGTCGTCGTCCGCAGCACGGTACCGATCGGTACCTGCGACCGACTGGTGGTGCCAGCGCTGTCTGAGAAAATCGACAATCCTCTAGTAGCGATGTGCCCGGAGCGCACGATTCAGGGCAAGGCATTGCACGAGATCCGTACCTTACCTCAGGTCATCGGTGCGGCGTCGCCAGAATCGTTCGATCGTGCAGTTAAGCTTTTCCGAGCGGTCGCTCCCTGCCAGACTTTGGTGTCGTGCCTGGCCGCAGCTGAGGCTGTGAAGCTGTTCTGCAATGCGCACACCGATCTCATTTACGCTTTCGGCAATCAGGTAGCCCGTGCGTCCGAATCGCTAGGAATCGACGCATACGAGGTCATCACCTCCGCGAACATCGGCTATCCCCGTCCAGACCTGCAGCATCCCGGATATGTGGGCGGCAGTTGCCTGACAAAGGACCCCTATATGCTTCTTCAATCGCTGCGTGGCGTCGGCTACGAGCCGTCCCTGACGCGGGCGGCTCGCGCACTCAACGAGGACGTGCCCGGATGGGCAGTGGACACGGTTCTGGACGAGCTTGCCGGTGCTGGGGTGGTCCCCACCGACGCTCGGATCGCCGTCCTCGGCCTGGCCTACAAGGGCGATCCAAGAACCGACGACGTCCGCGGTGCGGCATACCCTGCCGTCCTTGAGCGGCTCCGCGAGCGAGGGGTCGGCGAGATTCGGCTCCACGACAACGTGGTGTCCCTGCCCGAGGAGTCTCGACCGGACATGGCTCAGATGGCCGACGTCCGCGATGCGGCATATGGCTGCCACGCATTGATCATTCTTAATAACCAGGTCGAGTACCGCAAGTTGCCGTTGGACGAGCTCGCCGCAGTGATGGCCGAGCCGCGTGTCGTCTATGACCTGTGGAGCGTCGTCGACCCCAGTACCTCGGGTGCTGTGACCCTGCGGAGGTTTGGCCGTGGCTGA
- a CDS encoding glycosyltransferase family 4 protein: protein MKIFFVLSGYRPYIGGAEQQTRCLADELCSMGHIVELLVVDQGKATGDALESLSAQFSGPARPDVVHLVDSVDGALVDGTCSLVREHGGTLVYTPATDQSLWGDSETVWRAIREADLVLAMNETEQRALAAVRSSGVECIEQGGDLGEGTYDLRAELGIPTGAPVLLFVGRKMASKGYAALVQAGPIIWDSRPDTRLVFVGPAVDTDAEVLISQLGDPRVIDLGVVSEKIKTAAYEMSTIVCLPSRADVFPMVIVEAWAARRPLLLGPFDGGKCFIEEGVALACGDTPGTVAASAVHLLDHPDMAEELADRGYARYLGRHSWSAVARQHLDLYSRVVFTPSHQGTGI, encoded by the coding sequence ATGAAGATCTTCTTCGTCCTCAGCGGTTACCGTCCGTATATTGGAGGCGCCGAGCAGCAGACTCGATGCCTTGCCGACGAACTGTGCTCGATGGGGCACATCGTCGAGCTCCTCGTCGTCGACCAAGGGAAGGCGACGGGCGACGCTCTGGAATCGCTCTCGGCCCAGTTCTCTGGCCCCGCTCGTCCCGATGTAGTCCATCTTGTGGACTCCGTCGATGGGGCACTGGTTGACGGGACATGCTCGCTGGTGCGCGAGCACGGCGGAACGCTGGTCTACACACCCGCCACCGACCAGTCTCTCTGGGGCGACTCGGAGACCGTGTGGCGTGCGATTCGTGAGGCTGACTTGGTGCTCGCGATGAACGAGACCGAGCAGAGAGCCCTCGCCGCGGTGCGTAGCTCAGGGGTCGAGTGCATCGAGCAAGGCGGCGACTTGGGCGAAGGAACCTACGATCTGCGTGCTGAACTCGGCATACCCACCGGTGCTCCGGTTCTGCTTTTCGTGGGGCGCAAGATGGCCTCAAAGGGGTATGCGGCGCTCGTTCAGGCTGGTCCAATCATCTGGGACTCGCGCCCGGATACCCGGCTGGTCTTCGTGGGACCAGCAGTGGACACCGACGCCGAGGTTCTGATCAGTCAGCTCGGGGATCCACGGGTCATCGACCTGGGCGTCGTTTCGGAAAAGATAAAGACCGCGGCATACGAGATGAGCACGATAGTGTGCTTGCCCTCCCGTGCGGACGTTTTTCCGATGGTCATTGTCGAGGCTTGGGCGGCACGGCGTCCTTTGCTCCTCGGACCTTTCGATGGAGGGAAGTGCTTTATTGAAGAGGGAGTCGCCCTCGCGTGCGGGGACACGCCCGGCACGGTTGCGGCTAGTGCGGTCCATCTCCTCGACCACCCGGATATGGCCGAGGAACTTGCGGATCGGGGCTATGCGCGCTATCTCGGGCGACACTCATGGTCAGCGGTCGCTCGCCAGCATCTCGATCTCTACTCGCGGGTGGTCTTCACCCCCTCACACCAGGGAACAGGAATATGA
- a CDS encoding NAD-dependent epimerase/dehydratase family protein, translating to MAERKILITGGAGFIGLHVARHLVDEAEVWMVDNFSRGQQDAEFDAVANRCIKVEADLTVPGALNDLPRDFTEIIHLAAVVGVQAANTEPYRVFTTNVDSTSTVVRFAAEQTGASLLFASTSEVYAQSAAVGLATIPTPESVPILMTDLAQYRASYSRSKVVGESLVHYAAAAFGFPAVIIRPHNIYGPRMGHAHVIPQFIDRALERMDPFPMYGGDQVRAFCYIDDAVTAISRLLTAPMEPGQVVTVNVGNGQEPVEMAEIARRVCRIAGYEPMFVEHGAPDNSPERRQPDTTLLAELTGFVPGVDLDEGITSTFAWYAERRA from the coding sequence GTGGCTGAACGAAAGATTCTGATCACCGGCGGTGCTGGTTTCATCGGGCTACACGTGGCCCGTCACCTCGTGGATGAGGCAGAAGTATGGATGGTCGACAACTTCAGCCGCGGCCAGCAGGATGCAGAGTTCGATGCTGTCGCCAATCGGTGCATCAAGGTCGAAGCCGACCTTACAGTACCCGGTGCGCTTAACGACTTGCCCCGCGACTTCACCGAGATCATCCACCTGGCTGCTGTTGTGGGCGTACAGGCCGCCAACACCGAGCCCTACCGCGTGTTCACGACCAACGTCGACTCCACATCCACGGTGGTCAGGTTTGCGGCTGAGCAGACCGGTGCGAGTCTGCTCTTCGCCAGCACCAGTGAAGTCTACGCGCAAAGCGCTGCAGTAGGGCTCGCAACGATTCCTACTCCGGAGTCAGTACCGATCCTCATGACGGACCTCGCTCAGTATCGTGCATCATACTCCCGCTCCAAGGTGGTCGGGGAATCATTGGTCCACTACGCGGCGGCGGCATTCGGCTTCCCGGCTGTCATCATCCGACCCCACAATATCTACGGCCCGCGTATGGGGCATGCGCATGTCATACCGCAGTTTATCGACCGCGCGCTTGAGCGGATGGACCCGTTTCCTATGTACGGTGGAGACCAGGTCCGCGCGTTCTGCTACATCGACGACGCGGTGACGGCTATCAGCAGGCTGCTGACGGCACCGATGGAGCCGGGGCAGGTTGTCACTGTTAACGTCGGCAATGGCCAGGAACCGGTCGAGATGGCTGAGATAGCGCGTCGAGTCTGCCGCATCGCTGGCTACGAGCCCATGTTTGTTGAGCATGGTGCCCCCGATAACTCGCCGGAGCGTCGCCAGCCCGACACAACGCTGCTTGCCGAGCTGACCGGGTTCGTACCAGGAGTAGACCTTGACGAGGGCATCACCTCCACCTTCGCCTGGTACGCGGAGCGCCGAGCATGA
- a CDS encoding ABC transporter ATP-binding protein has product MDRSRTDQWFREWARPYLLAHRGWLATYAVVAILGQVAAAGVPWLTGSAVNIAVGSDTSMSLTRIALLLLTLIVVSGCLGILQVVIAETLSTTTARDTRDTLFRGILRRGQGRSSFSPGDLTARQIGDSVEVGLLVSPGGDLLVEVVLGALVPLIFITLISPQLLLMPLVFCALFWWTMAAHTRRLSGVSADERALNGELNNTVAETLGSMQTQILTGASVASVNRVLEMAEAYRDTATRQHKNNARFIPALVFVVMMLLAAGHSLVLLHRGDISPGAAVSFMGLFAAFRGALQTGSASTGFINAGRAAARRVWEVLLDLRGARGGGDGQAVAGDLLFEGVTVRFGGRTVLDHIDLHVPAGTHLALLGSTGSGKSTFARLITGELLPDEGGVLIDGIPSGDLATDASVSRVAVVPQQTHLFSRTIGENIALGAHETDSASIRAAARRACLDDFLETLPAGLGTQVAEAGLTLSGGQRQRIGLARALITHPAILVLDDWTSAVDPQTAESLRAVIRTEPRPTVIEITNRVTDAIEAELVIILHRGAVIAMGTPGELKENSAIYRRLLASTQVRAADTSSIGAASWDF; this is encoded by the coding sequence ATGGATCGCTCGCGTACCGACCAGTGGTTCCGGGAGTGGGCCCGACCTTACCTGCTAGCCCACCGGGGCTGGCTTGCGACATACGCCGTTGTTGCCATACTCGGACAGGTTGCCGCTGCCGGCGTCCCGTGGCTTACTGGATCGGCCGTAAATATCGCGGTCGGGTCGGACACATCCATGTCACTGACCCGTATCGCTCTACTCCTGCTCACCCTCATCGTTGTTTCCGGATGCCTCGGGATTCTGCAGGTCGTCATCGCCGAAACGTTATCGACAACCACCGCACGCGATACACGGGACACGCTCTTTCGAGGAATCTTGCGTCGCGGTCAGGGACGGAGTTCGTTCTCGCCAGGAGACCTCACAGCGCGGCAGATCGGCGATTCCGTCGAGGTGGGGCTGCTCGTATCTCCGGGTGGTGACCTCCTCGTCGAGGTGGTATTAGGGGCACTGGTTCCCTTGATTTTCATCACCCTGATCAGCCCTCAACTTCTACTGATGCCACTAGTCTTCTGCGCACTCTTCTGGTGGACGATGGCAGCACACACCCGACGACTCAGCGGGGTGTCGGCCGATGAGCGGGCGCTCAACGGTGAACTGAACAACACGGTCGCCGAGACGCTAGGCTCGATGCAAACCCAGATCCTCACTGGAGCGTCGGTCGCATCGGTCAACCGGGTGCTCGAGATGGCTGAGGCCTATCGTGACACGGCTACTCGACAGCATAAGAACAATGCGCGTTTTATACCTGCGCTGGTTTTCGTCGTAATGATGCTGCTGGCCGCTGGGCACTCGCTGGTGTTGCTGCACCGTGGGGACATTTCACCGGGTGCGGCGGTGTCCTTCATGGGACTCTTTGCTGCCTTTCGCGGGGCGCTGCAGACGGGCTCCGCCTCGACCGGATTCATTAACGCAGGAAGGGCCGCCGCACGTCGCGTATGGGAGGTACTCCTAGACCTGCGCGGTGCTCGGGGCGGGGGAGACGGTCAGGCGGTCGCTGGCGACCTTCTGTTCGAAGGGGTCACGGTGCGATTTGGTGGCCGGACCGTGCTGGACCATATCGACTTGCACGTTCCAGCTGGCACCCACCTGGCCCTTCTTGGGTCCACCGGCAGCGGGAAGTCGACCTTCGCCCGACTGATCACAGGTGAACTGTTGCCCGATGAGGGGGGCGTGCTGATCGACGGGATCCCTTCCGGTGACCTCGCTACAGACGCCTCGGTGTCCCGGGTCGCCGTTGTGCCCCAACAGACGCACCTCTTCTCACGAACGATCGGGGAAAACATCGCTCTCGGCGCGCATGAAACCGATTCAGCCTCCATCAGAGCGGCCGCACGCAGGGCGTGCCTGGACGATTTCCTCGAGACGTTGCCTGCTGGCCTGGGAACCCAAGTCGCCGAGGCGGGCTTGACGTTATCGGGAGGGCAGCGGCAGCGCATCGGTCTTGCTCGTGCACTGATCACGCACCCTGCCATCCTGGTGCTTGATGATTGGACCTCTGCGGTGGACCCGCAGACGGCGGAAAGCCTGCGCGCCGTCATACGTACCGAGCCCCGACCAACGGTAATCGAGATCACTAACCGGGTTACTGACGCGATAGAGGCCGAACTGGTGATCATCCTGCACCGAGGTGCGGTGATCGCCATGGGCACGCCAGGAGAGCTGAAAGAGAACTCGGCCATCTATCGCCGGCTCCTGGCTTCGACCCAGGTGAGAGCTGCGGACACATCGTCGATCGGAGCCGCATCATGGGACTTCTAG
- a CDS encoding AMP-binding protein: protein MIRGVVIAGGLGTRLAGYSASPKPLVEVNGKPMLRRVLECQAELGITEVTLILGHRHAEVLEATLSWDLPMALHSVVEEQPLGTAGGLSLIGAHGCPTLVMNTDVMIRPSEAARLIDDHRCESSAASALVHEVQWTLPYGSVIVGDRCRQILSITEKPSQQHLVLTGVYVLDDRVLGLIPPGQRYDMPRLLLDAVAKGHPVRAVRTTGEWFDVGTPDTLRQAEQVVGPEPSSVGGSPVTGPPVQSLGRILTDAVATAPDRAALVANGESLTYQQLDEAVQQRSEALLASGVVPGDVVLVDGAANFEFVISAWSVWTVGAALAVAHPGCAPVELERLRQLVRPRVELRGKGSFAAETGGTAGVTAPEVQLRDPALVVATSGSTGEPKAVVCPLSQVWFSLDAIQERLGYRDDDIVLLTLPMAFDYGLYQLLLAARVAATVVLRSPDNLLSLANDVERYKATVVPGTPSILRALARTWCRRPRAGHVRLLTNTGERLDEAVQQQIAMAFPGAAMALMYGITECKRISIEVVPVEALPKSTSGFPLRGVSVRVVNSQGESVAEGDAGEIVVSGGNLTDGYLRDPDATARRFRWDMQNNVRELWTGDFGRLIDGRVVVEHRIDGQRKLNGVRVEAGEIERAAELVSGVERAVLVPLPDSDPVLVVMGVARAEEVRAALEEHLNRAKIPRRVESVPELPLTRNGKIAVPELVTRLN, encoded by the coding sequence ATGATTCGCGGCGTCGTTATCGCTGGCGGGCTAGGTACCCGGCTGGCTGGTTACAGTGCATCTCCCAAGCCGTTGGTCGAGGTCAATGGCAAGCCCATGCTCAGGAGGGTGCTTGAGTGTCAAGCAGAATTGGGAATTACCGAAGTCACCCTGATACTGGGGCACCGCCACGCGGAAGTGCTCGAGGCTACGCTCTCCTGGGATCTGCCCATGGCGCTCCACAGCGTTGTTGAAGAACAGCCGCTGGGCACCGCAGGAGGCTTATCCCTTATAGGCGCTCATGGCTGTCCCACGCTGGTGATGAACACGGACGTGATGATCCGGCCCAGCGAGGCGGCGCGCCTCATCGACGACCACCGCTGCGAGTCGTCCGCGGCCAGCGCTTTGGTCCACGAGGTCCAGTGGACACTCCCCTACGGGTCGGTGATCGTGGGCGACCGCTGCCGCCAGATCCTGTCGATCACGGAGAAACCCTCGCAGCAGCATCTGGTTCTGACCGGTGTTTATGTCCTCGACGACCGCGTCCTCGGCCTGATCCCACCCGGGCAGCGCTACGACATGCCTCGGCTCCTCCTCGACGCTGTGGCAAAGGGGCATCCGGTGCGTGCGGTGCGGACCACAGGTGAGTGGTTCGACGTGGGCACCCCGGATACTCTTCGTCAGGCCGAGCAAGTTGTCGGCCCGGAGCCATCCTCCGTGGGTGGGAGTCCGGTGACTGGACCACCTGTACAGAGCCTTGGTCGTATACTGACCGACGCTGTAGCCACCGCCCCAGATCGCGCGGCGTTGGTCGCCAATGGTGAGTCTCTCACCTATCAACAGTTGGACGAGGCTGTCCAGCAGCGTAGCGAGGCGCTTCTGGCAAGCGGTGTCGTACCGGGTGACGTCGTTCTGGTCGACGGTGCTGCCAACTTCGAGTTCGTGATCTCAGCCTGGTCGGTGTGGACGGTTGGAGCTGCCCTGGCCGTCGCCCACCCCGGATGCGCTCCCGTCGAGCTGGAGCGCCTTCGCCAGCTGGTGCGGCCACGCGTCGAGCTACGGGGTAAGGGTTCCTTTGCTGCGGAAACTGGGGGGACTGCGGGGGTTACGGCACCGGAGGTCCAGCTGCGCGATCCCGCTCTGGTCGTCGCGACATCGGGCTCAACTGGGGAACCAAAGGCGGTCGTTTGTCCCCTTTCGCAGGTGTGGTTCAGTCTCGACGCCATCCAGGAGCGGCTGGGTTATCGCGATGACGACATTGTGCTCCTAACCCTTCCCATGGCCTTTGACTACGGGCTCTACCAGCTGTTGCTGGCGGCTCGTGTGGCGGCGACCGTGGTACTGCGGTCCCCGGACAACCTCTTGTCGCTCGCCAATGACGTCGAGCGATATAAGGCCACGGTCGTGCCAGGTACGCCGTCGATTCTGAGGGCCTTGGCGCGAACGTGGTGCAGGCGTCCCCGCGCAGGACACGTCCGCCTCCTCACAAACACTGGCGAGAGGCTCGACGAGGCAGTTCAACAGCAGATTGCCATGGCGTTCCCGGGGGCTGCGATGGCCCTCATGTACGGCATCACCGAGTGCAAGCGCATATCGATCGAGGTAGTTCCCGTTGAGGCTCTCCCTAAATCGACGTCTGGGTTCCCTTTGCGCGGCGTTTCCGTTCGAGTTGTAAATTCTCAGGGCGAGTCGGTGGCTGAGGGTGATGCAGGAGAAATTGTGGTGAGCGGCGGCAATCTGACTGACGGATATCTACGCGATCCCGATGCCACTGCGCGGCGATTTCGATGGGACATGCAAAACAACGTGCGCGAATTGTGGACCGGCGACTTCGGTCGCCTCATCGATGGCCGTGTTGTGGTCGAGCATCGTATCGACGGTCAGCGGAAACTCAACGGTGTTCGAGTAGAAGCGGGAGAAATCGAGCGAGCTGCTGAACTTGTGAGCGGAGTGGAGCGCGCAGTACTGGTACCTTTACCAGACAGCGACCCAGTTCTCGTCGTCATGGGGGTGGCGCGCGCGGAAGAGGTCCGAGCGGCACTGGAAGAACACCTCAACCGGGCCAAAATCCCGCGACGCGTGGAATCTGTTCCTGAGCTACCGCTCACACGTAACGGAAAGATTGCTGTCCCCGAACTAGTGACGAGGTTGAACTAA
- a CDS encoding condensation domain-containing protein: MNLVASLQDQIATQGRAPLTDPQIALWIAERRAPGAVCISTSTMALSDPLRPEVITAALDDTLREHPMLRAFFAVSSPGEVQQAITDVDSVPWIDLSASGPTCATGVEAAALAFAAPMNLSTGQIMRAVGWRTLENGYRLTIETHHLAIDQRSWAFVVWPTVARRYNARVTGRNEPEPAQISSFFEYARQRLLQRSEQHYQERCENFVRGTLLNCVTAPSATRTIPSGNVVSDHGALGMRRGDFETACRSFGVFPSAVYAIAVGLVLACLEIEQVVMLRVSDRPLDHDALVGMYANALPLDLTPEPGCTLGQHRTTASKRMVSLMRNRDLALRDLEHMARMIHGHRVALSRPLSVTYTPSDDVGPQFAGVTWSVHEEDPERFVTGTDLRLFSEAGELMAKVSWQPGGEDSDVLGASFLRLIGPAMQLVLGPDGLPVAQLVDQLRQMADATTESVR, encoded by the coding sequence GTGAACCTCGTTGCATCGCTTCAGGACCAGATCGCGACCCAGGGACGGGCCCCGTTGACCGACCCGCAGATCGCGCTGTGGATTGCCGAGCGACGGGCTCCGGGGGCGGTCTGCATCTCTACATCGACCATGGCTCTGAGTGATCCGCTGCGGCCCGAGGTAATTACTGCGGCTCTGGATGATACGCTCAGGGAGCACCCCATGCTGCGGGCTTTCTTTGCGGTTAGCAGTCCAGGCGAGGTGCAGCAAGCCATCACCGATGTGGACTCCGTCCCGTGGATCGACCTCAGCGCCAGCGGTCCCACGTGCGCAACAGGGGTCGAGGCGGCAGCATTGGCGTTCGCAGCCCCAATGAACCTGTCAACCGGCCAAATCATGCGGGCAGTCGGGTGGCGGACGCTGGAAAACGGGTATCGCCTCACCATCGAGACCCATCACCTGGCGATCGATCAGCGATCGTGGGCATTCGTGGTATGGCCTACAGTGGCCCGACGTTATAACGCCAGAGTCACCGGGCGGAACGAGCCAGAGCCAGCACAAATCTCTTCGTTCTTTGAATACGCCCGGCAGCGGTTGCTGCAGCGCTCCGAGCAGCATTATCAGGAGCGGTGCGAGAACTTTGTACGAGGCACATTGCTCAACTGTGTGACAGCTCCGTCCGCGACGCGCACCATACCGTCGGGCAATGTGGTCAGCGACCATGGTGCCCTCGGTATGCGGCGTGGTGACTTTGAGACTGCGTGCCGTTCCTTCGGCGTCTTCCCCTCCGCCGTGTACGCCATCGCCGTCGGTCTGGTGCTGGCGTGCCTAGAAATTGAACAGGTGGTAATGCTGCGCGTGTCGGACCGTCCACTGGACCACGACGCTCTCGTCGGGATGTACGCCAACGCACTGCCGCTCGATCTGACACCGGAGCCGGGTTGCACCTTGGGGCAGCACCGCACAACGGCGAGCAAGCGCATGGTCTCCCTGATGCGCAACCGCGACCTTGCGCTGAGAGACCTCGAGCATATGGCGCGCATGATCCATGGCCACCGGGTAGCCCTGTCGAGGCCGTTGAGTGTCACCTATACGCCTTCGGATGACGTGGGTCCCCAGTTCGCAGGTGTCACCTGGAGTGTGCACGAGGAAGATCCCGAGAGGTTCGTCACGGGTACTGACCTGCGGTTGTTTTCCGAGGCTGGTGAGCTCATGGCCAAGGTCAGTTGGCAGCCTGGAGGAGAAGACTCGGATGTTCTCGGCGCCTCCTTCCTGCGACTCATCGGCCCTGCGATGCAACTCGTCCTGGGACCCGATGGTCTGCCTGTTGCGCAACTGGTCGATCAGCTACGCCAGATGGCGGACGCCACTACGGAAAGTGTGCGATGA
- a CDS encoding 4'-phosphopantetheinyl transferase superfamily protein: MDTADALTPDICARLRRTLTEPDRLFVDAAPVAVQPDLVLKAWVAREAYLKAKGVGLTAGWRQLSVLAPRASGRKKVSEMWMVHDISFDFQPDSSCTVIALRDS; encoded by the coding sequence GTGGATACGGCTGACGCGTTGACTCCTGACATATGTGCCCGGTTGCGTAGAACGCTGACCGAGCCCGATCGGCTCTTTGTCGATGCAGCTCCCGTTGCAGTGCAACCAGATCTGGTCCTTAAAGCGTGGGTTGCGCGCGAAGCCTACCTCAAGGCCAAAGGAGTCGGCCTTACCGCTGGATGGCGCCAGCTCTCCGTGCTGGCACCCCGAGCGTCGGGTAGGAAGAAAGTGTCAGAGATGTGGATGGTGCATGACATTTCTTTCGACTTTCAACCAGATTCTTCCTGCACCGTGATTGCACTTCGAGATTCTTAG
- a CDS encoding DDE-type integrase/transposase/recombinase: MHVMRGRPEAAERHGAGHVARCTVERLMADLGLRGVRRARSPRTTRSAPREQCPADLVKRHFSAFRPNELWVADITYVRTFSGWVYVAFVTDVYSRRIIGWQTTYRPVCTDLAAGALQMAVWQRKRAGADLTGLVHHSDRGVQYRSIRYGQALAECEAVASVGSKGDLLSALLWPRRSTRCTRPSSSLGQGPWQDIDAARGCHRRVGPLGGHHPATLRHRDANPRRARSRLGARHQPRPPPPGTITTGNHRNQINQPPQNPGLDRINPYL, from the coding sequence ATGCACGTGATGCGGGGCCGACCCGAGGCCGCCGAGCGTCACGGTGCCGGTCACGTGGCCCGGTGCACCGTCGAACGCCTCATGGCAGACCTGGGCCTGCGCGGCGTCCGCCGCGCCAGGTCCCCGCGCACCACGCGCAGCGCGCCGCGAGAGCAGTGCCCGGCCGACCTCGTCAAAAGGCATTTCAGCGCGTTCAGGCCGAACGAGCTGTGGGTCGCCGACATCACCTACGTGCGTACGTTCTCCGGGTGGGTCTATGTGGCTTTCGTGACCGACGTGTACTCCCGGAGGATCATCGGCTGGCAGACCACCTACCGGCCAGTGTGCACCGACCTGGCCGCCGGCGCCCTTCAGATGGCCGTCTGGCAGCGGAAACGAGCCGGGGCTGACCTGACGGGCCTGGTGCACCACTCCGACCGTGGGGTGCAGTACCGGTCCATTCGCTATGGGCAGGCTCTGGCCGAGTGCGAGGCGGTCGCCTCTGTAGGCTCTAAGGGGGACCTCCTTTCGGCTTTGCTCTGGCCGAGGCGCTCAACTCGCTGTACAAGGCCGAGCTCATCCTTAGGCCAGGGGCCCTGGCAGGACATCGACGCCGCCCGTGGTTGCCACCGCCGAGTGGGTCCACTGGGTGGGCACCACCCGGCCACACTCCGCCATCGGGATGCGAACCCCCGCCGAGCACGAAGCCGCCTGGGCGCCCGACACCAACCACGACCACCACCGCCAGGAACAATCACAACCGGCAACCACCGGAACCAGATAAACCAGCCTCCACAAAACCCGGGGCTTGACAGAATCAACCCCTACCTGTAA
- a CDS encoding acyl carrier protein, with amino-acid sequence MSYLASQRIQFLSVVSKLSSGVSTESLTDDSRLFDIGFDSARSVDLLMALEDEFQVIFDDNELALENMQTVGGVWDLLAPHLTTRPHQEESNIPETSLTGATSVAELVRIEMATCLQMPAADLTDDSDFFDLGGHSLIAIALVEGLCGQLPLSEDQTREEAEGEVLTALFLTPRLADFTAAVERIVSGSPE; translated from the coding sequence ATGAGTTACCTGGCAAGCCAAAGAATCCAATTCCTGTCGGTCGTATCAAAACTGTCGTCAGGCGTTTCGACCGAGTCTCTTACGGATGATTCTCGATTATTTGACATTGGTTTTGACTCAGCACGCAGTGTAGATCTTTTAATGGCTCTCGAAGATGAGTTTCAGGTCATTTTTGATGACAATGAGCTTGCTCTTGAAAATATGCAGACCGTCGGCGGAGTGTGGGATCTGCTTGCTCCCCATCTGACTACTCGACCACATCAAGAGGAGTCGAACATACCAGAGACATCTCTCACCGGGGCAACCAGCGTTGCGGAATTGGTGCGCATCGAGATGGCTACGTGTCTGCAAATGCCCGCGGCCGACCTTACGGATGACTCGGACTTCTTCGACTTAGGAGGACATTCTCTGATTGCGATCGCACTGGTCGAGGGGTTGTGTGGTCAGCTGCCACTGTCCGAGGACCAGACCCGTGAGGAGGCGGAGGGGGAGGTGCTCACTGCACTCTTCCTCACCCCGAGGCTGGCCGACTTCACTGCTGCCGTTGAGCGGATTGTTTCCGGGAGCCCAGAGTGA